One segment of Hippopotamus amphibius kiboko isolate mHipAmp2 chromosome 4, mHipAmp2.hap2, whole genome shotgun sequence DNA contains the following:
- the LOC130851570 gene encoding translationally-controlled tumor protein-like, translating into MIIYWDLISHDEMFSDIYKIREVADGLCLEVEGKMVSRTEGNIDDSLIGGNASAEGPEGEGTKSTVVTGVDIVMNHHLQETSFTKEAYKKYIKDYMKSIKGKLEEQRPERVKPFMTGAAGQIKHILANFKNYQFFIGENMNPDGMVALLDYREDGVTPYMIFFKDGLEMEKC; encoded by the coding sequence ATGATCATCTACTGGGACCTCATCAGCCATGATGAGATGTTCTCCGACATCTACAAGATCCGGGAGGTCGCGGACGGGCTGTGtctggaggtggaggggaagaTGGTCAGTAGGACAGAGGGTAACATTGATGACTCGCTCATTGGTGGAAATGCCTCCGCTGAAGGCCCTGAGGGCGAAGGTACCAAAAGCACAGTAGTCACTGGTGTCGATATTGTCATGAACCATCACTTGCAGGAAACCAGCTTCACAAAAGAAGCCTACAAGAAGTACATCAAAGATTACATGAAGTCAATCAAAGGAAAGCTTGAAGAACAGagaccagaaagagtaaaaccttTTATGACAGGGGCTGCAGGACAAATCAAGCACATCCTTGCTAATTTCAAAAACTATCAGTTCTTTATTGGTGAAAACATGAATCCAGATGGCATGGTTGCTCTGCTGGACTACCGTGAGGATGGTGTGACCCcatatatgattttctttaaggatggtttagaaatggaaaaatgttaa